A genomic region of Mesobacillus jeotgali contains the following coding sequences:
- the rpoC gene encoding DNA-directed RNA polymerase subunit beta', giving the protein MLDVNNFEYMKIGLASPDKIRSWSFGEVKKPETINYRTLKPEKDGLFCERIFGPTKDWECHCGKYKRVRYKGVVCDRCGVEVTRAKVRRERMGHIELAAPVSHIWYFKGIPSRMGLVLDMSPRALEEVIYFASYVVTETGDTALEKKQLLSEKEYRAYREKYGNKFQAAMGAEAIKKLLSDIDLDKEADMLKEELRTAQGQRRTRAIKRLEVVEAFRGSGNEPSWMILDVLPVIPPELRPMVQLDGGRFATSDLNDLYRRVINRNNRLKRLLDLGAPSIIVQNEKRMLQEAVDALIDNGRRGRPVTGPGNRPLKSLSHMLKGKQGRFRQNLLGKRVDYSGRSVIVVGPNLHMYQCGLPKEMALELFKPFVMKELVQKGLAHNIKSAKRKIERVQPEVWDVLEDVIKEHPVLLNRAPTLHRLGIQAFEPTLVEGRAIRLHPLVCTAYNADFDGDQMAVHVPLSAEAQAEARLLMLAAQNILNPKDGKPVVTPSQDMVLGNYYLTLEREEAVGEGMVFKDANEALIAYQNGYVHLHTRIAVAASSLGNQTFTEEQNGQLLITTVGKLIFNEILPASFPYINEPSKQNLEEKTPEKYFVEKGADVKEVIKSMPLVDPFKKKILGNIIAEVFKKFKITETSKMLDRMKGLGFTYSTKAGITVGVADIVVLKEKQEIISEAQTKVDNVLKQFRRGLITEDERYDRVISIWSQAKDNIQAKLMKSLDNSNPIFMMSDSGARGNASNFTQLAGMRGLMANPAGRIIELPIKSSFREGLTVLEYFISTHGARKGLADTALKTADSGYLTRRLVDVAQDVIVREDDCGTDRGLFIKSLKDGTEVIEPLEERLIGRYARKAIKHPETKAVIVPENGLITEDLAVEVTEAGIEEVWIRSAFTCNTRHGVCKKCYGRNLATGQEVEVGEAVGIIAAQSIGEPGTQLTMRTFHTGGVAGDDITQGLPRIQELFEARNPKGQAVISELEGVVVGINEGKDRQQEIVIQGEIESRTYNAPYTARLKVAINDHVERGQELTEGSIDPKELLRVKDVQSVQEYLLKEVQKVYRMQGVEIGDKHVEVMVRQMMRKIRVIDAGETDVLPGTLLEIHQFTDANRKALLDGKMPATGRPVLLGITKASLETDSFLSAASFQETTRVLTDAAIKGKRDELLGLKENVIIGKLVPAGTGMQRYRRAEPISMEEENAEDAITVE; this is encoded by the coding sequence TTGCTAGATGTTAATAATTTTGAGTACATGAAAATTGGCCTCGCTTCACCCGACAAGATCCGTTCATGGTCTTTCGGTGAAGTTAAAAAGCCGGAAACAATCAACTATCGTACTTTAAAGCCAGAAAAAGACGGCTTATTCTGTGAGCGTATCTTCGGACCGACGAAGGACTGGGAATGTCATTGCGGAAAGTACAAAAGAGTCCGCTATAAAGGCGTAGTCTGTGACCGATGCGGTGTTGAAGTAACACGTGCAAAAGTCCGTCGTGAAAGAATGGGACACATCGAGCTTGCAGCTCCTGTTTCTCACATTTGGTATTTCAAAGGAATTCCTAGTCGTATGGGACTAGTCCTTGATATGTCTCCGCGCGCGCTTGAAGAAGTTATTTACTTTGCTTCGTATGTAGTAACGGAAACTGGCGACACTGCTCTTGAAAAGAAGCAATTGTTGTCAGAGAAAGAATACCGTGCTTACCGCGAAAAATACGGCAACAAGTTCCAGGCTGCTATGGGAGCTGAAGCAATTAAGAAGCTGCTTTCAGATATCGATCTCGATAAAGAAGCAGATATGCTGAAAGAAGAATTAAGAACAGCACAAGGCCAGCGCCGTACTCGTGCGATCAAGCGCCTTGAAGTTGTTGAAGCATTCCGTGGTTCTGGCAATGAGCCATCTTGGATGATCCTTGATGTGCTTCCTGTTATCCCGCCGGAGCTTCGTCCGATGGTACAGCTTGACGGTGGACGTTTCGCAACTTCCGACCTGAATGACCTGTATCGCCGTGTAATCAACCGTAACAACCGCCTAAAGCGTCTTCTAGACCTTGGTGCTCCTAGCATCATCGTCCAGAACGAAAAGCGTATGCTGCAGGAAGCTGTCGATGCGTTGATCGATAACGGCCGCCGCGGTCGTCCGGTAACTGGACCAGGTAACCGTCCGTTGAAGTCCCTTTCTCATATGCTGAAGGGTAAGCAAGGTCGTTTCCGTCAAAACCTTCTTGGTAAGCGTGTTGACTACTCAGGCCGTTCGGTTATCGTAGTAGGTCCTAACCTCCATATGTACCAGTGCGGACTGCCGAAAGAAATGGCTCTTGAGCTATTCAAGCCGTTCGTCATGAAAGAACTTGTACAAAAGGGCTTAGCCCATAACATAAAGTCTGCCAAACGCAAGATCGAGCGAGTACAGCCGGAAGTCTGGGATGTGCTTGAAGATGTAATTAAGGAGCACCCAGTATTGCTGAACCGTGCCCCTACACTTCACAGACTTGGAATCCAGGCGTTCGAGCCAACATTGGTCGAAGGACGCGCAATCCGTCTTCACCCGCTCGTATGTACAGCTTACAACGCTGACTTCGATGGTGACCAGATGGCGGTTCACGTTCCACTTTCTGCAGAAGCACAGGCAGAAGCACGCCTATTGATGCTTGCTGCTCAGAACATCCTGAATCCTAAGGATGGAAAGCCGGTTGTTACTCCTTCCCAGGATATGGTTTTGGGTAACTATTACCTGACTCTAGAAAGAGAAGAAGCAGTCGGTGAAGGTATGGTCTTTAAAGATGCGAATGAAGCATTGATTGCATACCAGAATGGTTATGTACATCTTCACACTCGTATTGCTGTTGCCGCATCATCACTTGGCAACCAGACATTTACTGAAGAACAAAATGGCCAGCTCTTGATCACGACAGTTGGAAAGTTGATTTTCAATGAGATCCTTCCAGCGTCATTCCCTTACATCAATGAACCTTCCAAGCAAAACCTTGAGGAGAAAACTCCAGAGAAGTATTTTGTGGAAAAAGGTGCAGATGTGAAGGAAGTCATCAAGTCTATGCCATTGGTGGATCCGTTCAAGAAGAAAATTCTTGGAAACATCATTGCTGAAGTGTTCAAGAAGTTCAAAATCACTGAAACATCAAAAATGCTTGACCGTATGAAGGGTCTTGGCTTCACATACTCGACTAAAGCGGGTATTACGGTTGGTGTGGCTGATATCGTGGTTCTTAAAGAGAAGCAGGAAATCATTTCAGAAGCACAAACAAAGGTAGATAATGTTCTTAAGCAGTTCAGACGCGGTTTGATTACCGAGGATGAGCGTTATGATCGCGTTATTTCTATCTGGAGCCAGGCAAAGGATAATATCCAGGCTAAGCTGATGAAATCACTAGATAATTCAAACCCTATCTTCATGATGAGTGACTCCGGTGCCCGTGGTAACGCGTCCAACTTCACGCAGCTTGCTGGTATGCGTGGTCTGATGGCCAACCCGGCTGGACGAATCATCGAGTTGCCGATCAAGTCAAGTTTCCGTGAAGGTCTGACAGTATTGGAGTACTTTATCTCCACTCACGGTGCCCGTAAAGGTCTTGCCGATACAGCACTTAAGACTGCTGACTCAGGTTACCTGACTCGCCGTCTTGTGGACGTAGCACAGGATGTTATCGTCCGTGAAGACGATTGTGGAACAGACAGAGGCTTGTTCATCAAATCGCTTAAAGATGGTACCGAAGTAATCGAACCTCTAGAAGAGCGTCTGATTGGCCGCTATGCAAGAAAGGCAATCAAGCATCCTGAAACAAAGGCTGTGATTGTGCCTGAAAACGGGTTGATTACAGAAGACTTGGCTGTTGAAGTAACTGAAGCTGGAATCGAGGAAGTGTGGATTCGCTCTGCATTTACATGTAATACACGCCATGGTGTATGTAAGAAGTGTTACGGACGTAACCTTGCGACTGGCCAGGAAGTTGAAGTTGGCGAAGCAGTCGGTATCATTGCTGCACAGTCAATCGGTGAGCCAGGTACACAGCTTACGATGCGTACATTCCATACAGGCGGTGTTGCAGGAGACGATATCACACAAGGTCTTCCGCGTATCCAGGAATTGTTCGAAGCACGTAATCCTAAAGGGCAGGCTGTCATCTCTGAATTGGAAGGTGTCGTAGTCGGCATCAACGAAGGAAAAGATCGTCAGCAGGAAATCGTCATTCAGGGTGAAATCGAAAGCCGCACATACAATGCGCCATATACAGCACGCCTAAAGGTTGCTATAAATGACCATGTAGAGCGCGGTCAGGAACTCACTGAAGGATCGATCGACCCTAAGGAACTTTTAAGAGTCAAAGATGTTCAATCCGTGCAGGAATACCTGTTGAAAGAAGTTCAAAAGGTATACCGTATGCAGGGTGTTGAAATCGGCGACAAGCACGTAGAAGTAATGGTGCGCCAGATGATGCGCAAGATCAGGGTTATCGACGCTGGTGAAACAGATGTACTGCCAGGCACATTGCTTGAAATCCATCAGTTCACTGACGCTAACCGCAAAGCACTTCTTGATGGTAAAATGCCAGCAACAGGACGTCCAGTACTGCTTGGTATCACAAAAGCATCACTTGAGACGGATTCATTCCTGTCTGCAGCATCCTTCCAGGAAACAACAAGAGTGCTTACAGATGCAGCGATCAAAGGCAAGCGCGATGAACTTCTCGGCCTGAAAGAAAATGTTATCATCGGTAAACTCGTACCAGCGGGAACAGGCATGCAGCGCTACAGAAGAGCTGAGCCGATCTCAATGGAAGAAGAAAATGCCGAAGATGCAATCACTGTAGAATAA
- a CDS encoding 50S ribosomal protein L7ae-like protein: MSYEKVAQAKKIIVGSKQTVKALKAGEVIELVIATDADMKVTANLLQTAREMNTAITYVDSMKKLGKACGIAVGASAVAITK, from the coding sequence ATGTCTTATGAAAAAGTAGCTCAGGCTAAAAAGATTATAGTAGGATCAAAGCAAACAGTGAAAGCACTGAAGGCTGGCGAAGTAATTGAACTGGTCATTGCGACGGATGCTGACATGAAAGTGACAGCGAATCTATTGCAGACAGCCAGGGAAATGAACACTGCCATCACCTATGTCGACTCTATGAAAAAACTAGGGAAGGCATGCGGGATTGCCGTAGGGGCCTCAGCTGTAGCGATAACCAAGTAA
- the rpsL gene encoding 30S ribosomal protein S12: MPTINQLVRKPRSSKEEKSKSPALNKGYNSFKKAQTNVSSPQKRGVCTRVGTMTPKKPNSALRKYARVRLTNGIEVTAYIPGIGHNLQEHSVVLIRGGRVKDLPGVRYHIVRGALDTAGVNNRMQGRSKYGTKRPKAAKK; this comes from the coding sequence ATGCCTACAATTAACCAATTAGTGCGCAAGCCACGTAGCTCAAAAGAGGAGAAGTCAAAATCTCCTGCGCTAAATAAAGGTTACAACAGCTTCAAAAAAGCACAAACAAACGTTTCATCTCCACAAAAGCGTGGTGTATGTACTCGTGTTGGTACTATGACTCCAAAGAAGCCGAACTCAGCGTTGCGTAAATACGCTCGTGTACGTTTGACTAACGGAATCGAGGTAACAGCTTATATCCCAGGAATCGGGCACAACCTTCAAGAGCACAGCGTTGTTCTTATCCGCGGAGGACGTGTAAAAGACTTACCGGGTGTACGTTACCATATCGTTCGTGGTGCTCTTGATACTGCTGGTGTTAACAACCGTATGCAGGGCCGTTCTAAGTACGGTACTAAGAGACCAAAAGCAGCTAAGAAATAA
- the rpsG gene encoding 30S ribosomal protein S7, with protein sequence MPRKGPVAKRDVLPDPIYNSKLITRLINKMMIDGKRGKSQKILYSAFDIIRERSGKEPIEVFDAALKNIMPVLEVKARRVGGANYQVPVEVRADRRTTLGLRWLVNYSRLRGEKTMEERLANEILDAANNTGASVKKREDTHKMAEANKAFAHYRW encoded by the coding sequence ATGCCACGTAAAGGTCCAGTTGCAAAGAGAGACGTATTGCCGGATCCGATTTATAACTCAAAGCTTATCACTCGCTTGATTAACAAGATGATGATCGATGGCAAGAGAGGTAAATCACAAAAGATCCTTTATTCAGCTTTTGATATCATTCGTGAGCGTTCAGGCAAAGAGCCAATCGAAGTATTCGATGCAGCTCTTAAGAACATCATGCCTGTTCTAGAAGTAAAAGCACGCCGTGTAGGTGGAGCTAACTACCAAGTACCAGTTGAGGTGCGCGCAGACCGCCGTACAACTCTTGGTCTTCGTTGGTTGGTAAACTACTCACGTCTTCGTGGGGAAAAGACAATGGAAGAGCGTCTTGCTAACGAAATTCTTGACGCTGCTAACAACACTGGTGCTTCTGTTAAGAAGCGCGAAGATACACACAAAATGGCGGAAGCAAACAAAGCATTCGCTCACTATCGTTGGTAA
- the fusA gene encoding elongation factor G produces MAREFSLEKTRNIGIMAHIDAGKTTTTERVLYYTGRIHKIGETHEGASQMDWMEQEQERGITITSAATTASWKEHRVNIIDTPGHVDFTVEVERSLRVLDGAVAVLDAQSGVEPQTETVWRQATTYGVPRVVFVNKMDKLGADFLYSVSTIHDRLQANAHPIQLPIGAEDEFEAIIDLVEMRAIFYGNDLGTEITVGEIPEEYMAQAEEYREKLVEAVAELDEELMEKYLGGEELTVAEIKAAIRKGTTNVEFYPVICGSAFKNKGVQLMLDAVIDYLPSPLDVPAIKGTLPDSDEEVERHSDDNEPFSALAFKVMTDPYVGKLTFFRVYSGTLESGSYVQNSTKGKRERIGRILQMHANSRQEISKVFAGDIAAAVGLKDTTTGDTLCDEKSLVILESMQFPEPVIQLSVEPKSKADQDKMTTALQKLQEEDPTFRAHTDQETGQVIIAGMGELHLDIIVDRMKREFKVEANVGAPQVAYRETFRESASVEGKFARQSGGRGQFGHVWIEFSPNEEGKGFEFENGIVGGVVPREYIPAVQAGLEDALDRGVLAGYPLVDIKARLFDGSYHDVDSSEMAFKIAASMALKNAASKCKPVILEPVMRVEVVIPEEYLGDIMGMITARRGRVEGMDARGNAQVVRAMVPLSEMFGYATALRSSTQGRGVFSMHFDHYEEVPKSVSEEIIKKNKGE; encoded by the coding sequence ATGGCAAGAGAGTTCTCCTTAGAAAAAACTCGTAATATTGGGATCATGGCTCACATTGATGCTGGTAAAACAACAACAACTGAGCGTGTTCTTTATTATACTGGCCGTATTCACAAAATCGGCGAAACACACGAAGGTGCTTCTCAAATGGACTGGATGGAGCAGGAACAAGAGCGTGGAATCACGATCACTTCTGCTGCAACAACAGCTTCTTGGAAAGAACACCGCGTAAACATCATCGATACACCAGGACACGTAGACTTCACTGTTGAAGTTGAACGTTCACTTCGTGTACTTGATGGTGCAGTAGCAGTACTTGACGCACAGTCAGGTGTTGAGCCTCAAACAGAAACAGTTTGGCGCCAGGCTACAACTTATGGAGTTCCACGTGTAGTATTCGTTAACAAAATGGATAAGCTAGGCGCGGACTTCCTATACTCTGTATCAACTATTCATGATCGTCTTCAAGCTAACGCTCACCCGATCCAACTTCCGATCGGTGCTGAAGATGAGTTCGAAGCAATCATCGACTTAGTTGAAATGAGAGCAATCTTCTACGGTAATGACCTTGGAACAGAAATCACTGTTGGGGAAATTCCAGAAGAATATATGGCTCAAGCTGAAGAATACCGTGAAAAGTTAGTTGAAGCGGTAGCTGAGCTTGATGAAGAGCTAATGGAAAAATACCTTGGCGGAGAAGAGCTTACAGTCGCAGAGATCAAAGCTGCAATCCGTAAAGGTACTACAAATGTTGAGTTCTACCCAGTTATCTGTGGTTCAGCATTCAAAAACAAAGGTGTTCAGCTAATGCTTGACGCTGTTATCGACTACCTTCCATCTCCACTTGATGTACCTGCAATCAAAGGTACTCTTCCGGATTCAGATGAAGAGGTTGAGCGTCATTCAGATGACAACGAGCCATTCTCTGCTCTTGCGTTCAAAGTTATGACTGACCCTTATGTTGGTAAGTTAACATTCTTCCGCGTTTACTCTGGTACTCTTGAGTCTGGTTCTTATGTCCAGAACTCAACTAAAGGAAAGCGTGAGCGTATTGGACGTATCCTTCAGATGCACGCAAACAGCCGTCAGGAAATCTCAAAGGTATTCGCTGGTGACATCGCTGCAGCTGTTGGTTTGAAAGATACAACTACTGGTGACACTCTATGTGATGAAAAGTCTCTAGTTATTCTTGAATCCATGCAGTTCCCAGAGCCTGTAATCCAGTTATCAGTTGAGCCTAAGTCAAAAGCTGACCAGGACAAGATGACAACTGCATTGCAAAAGCTTCAAGAAGAAGATCCTACATTCCGCGCACACACTGACCAGGAAACTGGACAGGTTATCATCGCTGGAATGGGTGAACTTCACCTTGACATCATCGTTGACCGCATGAAGCGCGAATTTAAAGTGGAAGCTAACGTAGGTGCACCTCAGGTTGCATACCGTGAAACTTTCCGCGAATCAGCTTCTGTTGAAGGTAAATTCGCACGTCAGTCTGGTGGACGTGGTCAATTCGGACACGTTTGGATCGAATTCTCTCCAAACGAAGAAGGAAAAGGTTTTGAATTCGAGAACGGCATCGTCGGTGGTGTAGTTCCACGTGAATACATCCCAGCGGTTCAAGCTGGTCTTGAAGATGCTCTAGATCGCGGAGTTCTTGCAGGATATCCACTTGTTGACATCAAGGCAAGATTGTTTGACGGTTCTTACCACGATGTTGACTCCTCTGAAATGGCGTTTAAAATCGCTGCTTCAATGGCACTTAAGAATGCTGCTTCCAAGTGTAAGCCAGTCATCCTTGAGCCAGTCATGAGGGTTGAAGTTGTTATCCCTGAAGAATACCTTGGAGATATCATGGGTATGATTACTGCTCGTCGCGGACGCGTCGAAGGTATGGATGCTCGTGGTAACGCACAAGTTGTCCGTGCGATGGTTCCACTTTCAGAAATGTTCGGTTATGCAACTGCTCTTCGTTCAAGCACACAAGGACGCGGTGTATTCTCAATGCACTTCGACCACTACGAAGAAGTTCCTAAATCTGTTTCTGAAGAAATCATCAAAAAAAATAAAGGTGAATAA
- the tuf gene encoding elongation factor Tu, with translation MGKAKFDRSKPHVNIGTIGHVDHGKTTLTAAITTVLSKVGGGEARGYDQIDAAPEERERGITISTAHVEYETATRHYAHVDCPGHADYVKNMITGAAQMDGGILVVSAADGPMPQTREHILLSRQVGVPYLVVFMNKCDMVDDEELLELVEMEVRDLLSEYDFPGDDIPVIKGSALKALEGAPEWEEKINELMAAVDEYIPTPTRDTDKPFMMPVEDVFSITGRGTVATGRVERGQVKVGDVIEIIGMTEEPKSTTVTGVEMFRKLLDYAEAGDNIGALLRGVAREDIQRGQVLAKPGSVKPHTKFTAEVYVLSKEEGGRHTPFFTNYRPQFYFRTTDVTGICNLPEGVEMVMPGDNIEMTVELIAPIAIEEGTKFSIREGGRTVGAGVVASIQE, from the coding sequence ATGGGAAAAGCTAAATTCGATCGTTCTAAGCCACACGTTAACATTGGTACAATTGGTCACGTTGACCATGGTAAAACTACTCTAACTGCTGCTATCACTACTGTTCTTTCTAAAGTAGGCGGCGGTGAAGCACGCGGTTACGACCAAATCGACGCTGCTCCAGAAGAGCGCGAGCGTGGAATCACAATCTCAACTGCACACGTTGAGTATGAAACTGCAACTCGTCACTATGCACACGTTGACTGCCCAGGACACGCTGACTATGTTAAGAACATGATCACTGGTGCTGCACAAATGGACGGCGGTATCCTTGTAGTATCTGCTGCTGACGGCCCAATGCCACAAACTCGTGAGCACATCCTTCTTTCTCGTCAGGTAGGCGTACCTTACCTTGTTGTATTCATGAACAAGTGTGACATGGTTGACGACGAAGAACTTCTTGAATTAGTAGAAATGGAAGTACGTGACCTTCTTTCTGAATACGACTTCCCTGGCGATGACATCCCAGTTATCAAAGGTTCTGCTCTTAAAGCTCTTGAAGGAGCTCCAGAATGGGAAGAAAAAATCAACGAGCTTATGGCTGCAGTTGATGAGTACATCCCAACACCAACACGTGACACTGACAAGCCATTCATGATGCCTGTTGAGGACGTATTCTCAATCACTGGCCGTGGAACAGTTGCTACAGGACGTGTTGAGCGTGGACAAGTTAAAGTCGGTGACGTTATCGAAATCATCGGTATGACTGAAGAGCCAAAATCTACTACTGTAACAGGTGTAGAAATGTTCCGTAAGCTTCTTGACTATGCAGAAGCTGGAGACAACATCGGTGCACTTCTTCGTGGGGTAGCTCGTGAAGATATCCAACGTGGCCAAGTACTTGCTAAGCCAGGTTCTGTTAAGCCACACACAAAGTTCACTGCTGAAGTATACGTTCTTTCAAAAGAAGAAGGTGGACGTCACACTCCATTCTTCACAAACTACCGTCCACAGTTCTACTTCCGTACAACTGATGTAACTGGTATTTGTAACCTTCCTGAAGGCGTAGAAATGGTTATGCCTGGTGACAACATCGAAATGACTGTTGAACTAATCGCTCCAATCGCTATCGAAGAAGGAACTAAGTTCTCAATTCGTGAAGGCGGCCGTACAGTAGGCGCTGGCGTTGTAGCTTCAATTCAAGAGTAA
- the rpsJ gene encoding 30S ribosomal protein S10, translating to MAKQKIRIRLKAYDHRILDQSAEKIVETAKRSGAAVSGPIPLPTEKSIYTILRAVHKYKDSREQFEMRTHKRLIDIINPTPQTVDSLMRLDLPSGVDIEIKL from the coding sequence ATGGCAAAACAAAAAATTCGTATCCGTTTGAAAGCTTATGATCACAGGATTCTTGATCAATCCGCAGAGAAAATTGTTGAAACTGCGAAACGTTCTGGTGCGGCGGTGTCTGGTCCAATCCCACTACCTACAGAAAAGTCAATCTACACAATTCTTCGTGCGGTGCATAAGTACAAGGATTCACGTGAGCAGTTCGAAATGCGTACGCATAAGCGTCTGATTGACATCATCAATCCGACTCCGCAAACGGTCGATTCACTAATGCGTTTAGACCTGCCATCAGGTGTAGATATCGAAATCAAACTTTAA
- the rplC gene encoding 50S ribosomal protein L3 yields the protein MTKGILGRKIGMTQVFAENGDLIPVTVVEASPNVVLQVKSAETDGYEAIQLGFEDKREKLSNKPEKGHVSKANTAPKRFVKEFNGVDVAGYEVGQEVKVDIFAEGDIVDVTGISKGKGFQGAIKRHGQSRGPMAHGSRYHRRPGSMGPVAPNRVFKGKLLPGRMGGEQITVQNLQIVKIDTERNLLLIKGNVPGARKALLKIKGAVKAK from the coding sequence ATGACCAAAGGAATCTTAGGAAGAAAGATCGGTATGACTCAAGTATTTGCTGAAAACGGCGACCTTATCCCGGTTACTGTTGTAGAAGCTTCTCCAAACGTAGTGCTTCAAGTGAAATCTGCTGAGACAGATGGCTACGAAGCAATCCAGCTTGGCTTTGAAGACAAGCGCGAAAAGCTTTCTAACAAACCTGAAAAAGGCCACGTTTCAAAAGCAAACACTGCTCCTAAGCGCTTCGTAAAGGAATTCAACGGAGTCGATGTAGCAGGATATGAAGTTGGTCAGGAAGTCAAAGTTGATATTTTCGCAGAAGGCGATATCGTAGATGTTACAGGAATCTCAAAGGGTAAAGGTTTCCAAGGTGCTATCAAGCGTCACGGACAATCTCGCGGACCAATGGCTCACGGTTCTCGTTACCACCGCCGCCCTGGTTCAATGGGTCCTGTTGCTCCAAACCGCGTATTCAAGGGTAAATTGCTACCTGGACGCATGGGTGGAGAGCAAATCACTGTTCAAAACCTGCAAATCGTTAAAATTGACACAGAGCGTAACCTTCTTCTAATCAAAGGAAACGTTCCTGGTGCTAGAAAAGCCCTTCTAAAAATCAAAGGTGCTGTAAAAGCTAAGTAA
- the rplD gene encoding 50S ribosomal protein L4 produces MPKVALLNQAGSQVGEIELNDSVFGIEPNNHVMFEAVVMQRASLRQGTHKTKIRSEVAGGGRKPWKQKGTGRARQGSIRSPQWRGGGTVFGPVPRSYSYKLPKKVRRLAIKSALSSKVQSENILVLESLAFEAPKTKEFKTVLSGLSVNTKALIVTAGLEENVALSARNIPGVTVVTADGINVLDVLNHDKLIMTKAAVEKVEEVLA; encoded by the coding sequence ATGCCTAAAGTAGCATTATTAAACCAAGCTGGTTCACAAGTTGGAGAAATCGAACTTAACGATTCAGTATTTGGTATTGAGCCTAACAACCACGTAATGTTCGAAGCAGTAGTAATGCAGAGAGCTTCATTACGTCAGGGAACTCATAAAACTAAAATTCGTTCTGAAGTAGCGGGCGGTGGACGTAAGCCGTGGAAACAAAAAGGAACTGGACGCGCGCGTCAAGGTTCTATCCGTTCTCCACAATGGCGCGGTGGCGGTACTGTTTTCGGACCAGTTCCACGCAGCTACAGCTATAAATTGCCTAAGAAAGTTCGTCGTTTAGCAATCAAATCTGCTTTATCATCAAAAGTACAATCTGAAAACATCCTTGTTCTTGAAAGCCTTGCTTTTGAAGCTCCAAAGACAAAGGAATTCAAAACTGTACTTAGCGGTCTTTCCGTTAACACGAAAGCCTTGATCGTTACAGCAGGTCTTGAAGAGAACGTAGCACTTTCAGCACGTAATATTCCTGGAGTAACTGTTGTTACTGCTGATGGAATCAACGTATTGGATGTTCTAAATCATGATAAGCTGATCATGACAAAAGCAGCTGTTGAAAAAGTAGAGGAGGTGCTTGCATAA
- the rplW gene encoding 50S ribosomal protein L23, with the protein MDARDIIKRPVITERSSDLMAEKKYTFEVDTRANKTQVKDAIQAIFGVKVEKVNIMNYKGKFKRMGKFGGYTNKRRKAIVKLTQDSKEIEFFEV; encoded by the coding sequence ATGGATGCACGCGATATCATTAAGCGCCCCGTTATTACAGAACGTTCTTCTGACCTAATGGCTGAGAAGAAATACACTTTCGAAGTTGATACTAGAGCTAACAAGACTCAAGTTAAAGATGCTATTCAAGCTATTTTCGGCGTAAAAGTTGAAAAAGTTAACATCATGAACTACAAAGGTAAGTTCAAGCGTATGGGCAAGTTCGGCGGTTATACAAACAAGCGTCGTAAAGCGATCGTTAAACTTACTCAAGACAGCAAAGAAATCGAATTCTTCGAAGTATAA
- the rplB gene encoding 50S ribosomal protein L2 codes for MAIKKYKPTSNGRRNMTASDFAEITTDKPEKSLLAPLHRKGGRNNQGKLTVRHQGGGHKRQYRIIDFKRTKDGIPGRVATIEYDPNRSANIALINYVDGEKKYILAPKNLVVGMEVMSGPTADIKVGNALPLANIPVGTVVHNIELKPGKGGQLVRSAGTSAQVLGKEGKYVLIRLNSGEVRMILAECRATVGQVGNEQHELINIGKAGRSRWLGKRPTVRGSVMNPNDHPHGGGEGRSPIGRKSPMSPWGKPTLGFKTRKKKNKSDKFIVRRRKK; via the coding sequence ATGGCGATTAAAAAGTACAAACCTACCTCCAACGGTCGTCGTAATATGACAGCATCTGATTTTGCTGAAATTACAACTGACAAGCCGGAAAAATCCTTGCTTGCTCCGTTGCACAGAAAAGGCGGTCGTAACAACCAGGGTAAGTTAACTGTTCGTCATCAAGGTGGCGGCCATAAGCGTCAGTACAGAATCATCGACTTTAAACGTACAAAAGACGGCATTCCAGGACGCGTTGCCACAATTGAGTATGATCCAAACCGTTCAGCAAACATTGCGTTAATTAATTATGTAGATGGTGAAAAGAAGTATATCCTAGCTCCTAAAAACCTAGTAGTAGGTATGGAAGTTATGTCTGGCCCAACAGCTGACATTAAAGTAGGTAACGCTCTTCCACTAGCTAACATTCCAGTTGGTACAGTAGTACACAACATCGAGTTGAAGCCTGGTAAAGGCGGACAATTAGTTCGTTCTGCTGGAACTTCTGCACAGGTTCTTGGTAAAGAAGGCAAATATGTATTGATTCGTTTGAACTCAGGCGAAGTACGTATGATCCTTGCTGAGTGCCGTGCGACTGTAGGTCAAGTTGGTAACGAACAACACGAATTGATCAACATCGGTAAAGCAGGTCGTTCACGCTGGTTAGGCAAGCGCCCAACAGTTCGTGGATCTGTAATGAACCCTAATGATCACCCACACGGCGGTGGTGAAGGACGCTCTCCAATCGGACGTAAATCACCAATGTCACCATGGGGCAAGCCGACTCTTGGATTCAAGACTCGCAAAAAGAAAAACAAATCCGACAAGTTTATTGTACGTCGTCGTAAAAAATAA